One stretch of Eretmochelys imbricata isolate rEreImb1 chromosome 1, rEreImb1.hap1, whole genome shotgun sequence DNA includes these proteins:
- the FGF6 gene encoding fibroblast growth factor 6 gives MAIAQRLLITMSCEASVHWTLPAFVLLGFLAGIVSSYPVVSRTNGTLLERGWESLLSRSIAGMSGEKSDVNWESDYLLGIKRQRRLYCNVGIGFHLQILPDGRISGVHNENQYSLLEISTVERGVVSLFGVKSALFVAMNNKGRLYGTAIFQDECKFKETLLPNNYNAYESSAYQGAYIALSKHGRVKKGNKVSPAMTVTHFLPRI, from the exons ATGGCCATTGCACAAAGACTTCTCATCACTATGTCCTGTGAAGCCAGCGTTCACTGGACGTTGCCTGCTTTTGTTCTCTTGGGTTTTCTGGCTGGGATTGTTTCATCGTATCCAGTTGTAAGCAGAACTAATGGCACATTGCTGGAGAGAGGATGGGAGTCTCTGTTGTCCAGGTCCATTGCTGGGATGTCAGGAGAGAAATCAGATGTGAACTGGGAGAGTGACTATTTGCTAGGAATCAAGAGGCAGCGGAGGCTTTACTGCAATGTGGGCATCGGGTTTCACCTTCAAATCCTCCCAGATGGAAGGATAAGCGGTGTTCATAATGAAAACCAATACA gTCTTTTAGAAATATCAACTGTGGAGCGAGGTGTTGTTAGCCTGTTTGGGGTGAAAAGTGCTCTCTTTGTAGCAATGAACAACAAAGGGAGGTTATATGGAACG gCAATTTTTCAAGATGAATGCAAATTCAAAGAAACCCTGCTGCCCAATAACTACAATGCATATGAATCTAGTGCTTACCAAGGGGCTTACATAGCGCTCAGCAAACACGGGAGAgtgaaaaaaggaaacaaagtctCTCCTGCGATGACAGTGACACATTTTTTGCCCAGAATATGA